The Fervidibacillus albus genome contains a region encoding:
- a CDS encoding McrB family protein — MGNEELFTKIFLKEFIRQLNKYKNSTLGEYKVVKIEEDEVHIKKENLNTNKGFEKSTKPYFTLKIEQIEKTMETIINKKKMNREDLNGLTEESSFLWSLLSEFPLFKEIKNTSIILKTFTTRDLPSDFNLSFTSIFESSKVDKKAVLQAPFFSMIFDTIKFMQNLSSKLKRDILLETIFITVNSSKDETAIKESVAKRRLSNTLLWMEYFHLIDDELNVIEAKPFPQIWWVNQGKTQEEEFQEGSLWAPKKNKAGISQSHHTDLMKAKVGDIVIAYANKKINYFCLVEEKAIFANKPSSFETDEWEREGILLKVKYISLTDPIKKEEIPRDWKREEGPFDKNGDVKQGYFYKVSKDFYLKLIKKFHTRIPNEFLEKQNLIRNFEMEPVIVSDKEMMDQISHFIHQKGLYYDIDDLKNFFLSIKSKPFVILSGISGTGKTKLVQLFAESIGATSDNGQFKLIPVRPDWSDGTDLLGYIDLKGEFRPGALTEFLQEAGKLENRNKPYFLLLDEMNLARVEYYFSELLSIMETKKFVNGMIQSDPVLHTNKNEKIRLYNNIYFIGTVNMDETTHPFSKKVLDRANTIEFNDIDLEFFDFLNEKNNAQPIKITNDQIAGKFLTLKDAYFEHKELIHSTIDQLIKINQMLDEINSQFGYRVRDEICFYMIYNAESQLLNEDKAFDYQIMQKVLPRITGSDEATINVLKKIFKYSSNINWNENLTLEEIVAGSRYPKTAKKVFNMIKKREEEGFTSFWQA; from the coding sequence ATGGGAAATGAAGAACTATTCACAAAAATATTTTTGAAAGAATTCATTAGACAGCTAAATAAATATAAGAATTCAACATTAGGGGAATACAAAGTCGTTAAGATTGAGGAAGATGAAGTCCATATTAAAAAAGAAAATCTAAATACAAATAAGGGATTTGAGAAATCGACTAAACCGTATTTTACATTGAAAATCGAGCAAATTGAAAAGACAATGGAAACTATCATAAATAAGAAAAAAATGAATAGAGAAGACTTGAATGGTTTAACAGAAGAATCTTCTTTTCTTTGGTCATTACTTAGTGAATTCCCCTTATTTAAGGAAATTAAAAATACAAGCATTATACTTAAAACATTTACGACTCGTGATTTACCAAGTGATTTTAATCTATCGTTTACCTCTATATTTGAAAGCAGTAAAGTTGATAAAAAAGCGGTACTCCAAGCACCTTTTTTTTCGATGATATTTGATACGATTAAATTCATGCAAAACTTATCTTCAAAATTAAAAAGAGATATTTTATTGGAAACAATTTTTATCACTGTAAACAGTTCAAAAGATGAAACAGCGATTAAAGAGTCGGTTGCAAAACGTCGATTGTCAAATACGTTATTATGGATGGAATACTTTCATCTTATAGATGATGAATTAAATGTCATTGAAGCAAAACCTTTCCCACAAATTTGGTGGGTCAATCAAGGAAAAACACAAGAGGAAGAATTTCAGGAAGGTAGTCTATGGGCTCCTAAGAAAAATAAGGCAGGTATTTCCCAATCCCACCACACTGATTTAATGAAGGCAAAGGTCGGAGATATTGTCATTGCATATGCCAATAAAAAGATCAATTATTTTTGTCTTGTTGAAGAAAAAGCTATTTTCGCAAATAAACCGAGTTCTTTTGAAACTGATGAATGGGAAAGAGAAGGAATTTTATTAAAAGTAAAGTATATATCTTTAACTGATCCGATTAAAAAAGAAGAGATACCAAGGGATTGGAAACGGGAAGAAGGACCTTTCGATAAAAACGGTGATGTAAAACAAGGTTATTTTTATAAAGTTTCCAAGGATTTTTATTTAAAATTAATAAAAAAATTTCACACACGTATTCCAAATGAATTTTTAGAGAAGCAAAATTTGATAAGAAATTTTGAGATGGAACCTGTTATTGTTTCGGATAAAGAAATGATGGATCAAATTTCACATTTTATTCACCAAAAAGGATTGTATTATGATATTGATGATCTAAAAAATTTCTTTTTAAGCATTAAATCGAAGCCCTTTGTCATCCTCTCCGGAATTTCTGGGACAGGGAAGACGAAACTCGTTCAATTATTTGCGGAAAGTATCGGTGCAACGAGTGATAACGGACAGTTTAAATTAATCCCCGTTCGTCCGGATTGGAGTGATGGAACAGACCTGTTAGGATACATTGACTTAAAAGGAGAATTTCGTCCAGGGGCTTTGACAGAATTTTTACAAGAAGCAGGTAAACTTGAGAATAGAAATAAACCTTACTTTTTACTACTCGATGAAATGAATTTAGCAAGAGTGGAATATTATTTCAGTGAACTTTTGAGTATTATGGAAACGAAAAAATTTGTAAACGGTATGATTCAATCGGATCCAGTCTTACATACGAATAAGAACGAAAAAATACGGTTATATAATAATATTTATTTCATAGGGACAGTAAATATGGACGAAACGACACATCCTTTCAGTAAGAAAGTATTGGACCGAGCAAATACGATCGAATTTAATGATATAGACCTCGAATTTTTCGACTTTTTAAACGAAAAGAATAATGCCCAGCCAATAAAAATCACTAACGATCAAATTGCGGGTAAGTTTTTGACTTTGAAAGATGCATATTTTGAACATAAAGAGCTGATTCATTCAACAATAGATCAATTGATAAAAATAAATCAAATGTTAGATGAGATCAATAGTCAATTTGGCTATCGGGTAAGGGACGAAATATGCTTTTATATGATTTATAATGCAGAGTCTCAACTACTAAATGAAGATAAGGCTTTTGATTATCAAATCATGCAAAAAGTTTTGCCAAGAATTACTGGAAGCGATGAAGCAACAATAAATGTGTTGAAAAAAATATTTAAATATAGTTCCAATATAAATTGGAATGAAAATCTAACCCTCGAAGAAATTGTTGCGGGATCGCGGTATCCGAAAACAGCGAAAAAAGTATTTAACATGATTAAGAAAAGAGAAGAAGAAGGTTTTACATCTTTTTGGCAAGCATAG
- the ybaK gene encoding Cys-tRNA(Pro) deacylase gives MRMLDREHIEYDVYTYEKTDDAIDGVSVAEKIGKDANVVYKTLVAQGESREIYVFIIPVAHELDLKRAAKATGEKNIQLIPVSDLKKWTGYIRGGCSPIGMKKNYQTFIDESAEQRKKIVVSGGKIGIQMELSVEDLVKVTNGEVTDLIR, from the coding sequence ATGCGAATGTTAGACCGGGAGCATATCGAATACGATGTCTATACTTATGAAAAGACGGACGATGCAATCGATGGGGTGTCCGTGGCAGAAAAAATCGGCAAGGATGCAAATGTCGTCTATAAAACATTAGTCGCCCAAGGGGAATCGAGGGAAATATATGTATTTATCATTCCAGTTGCCCATGAATTGGACTTAAAACGGGCAGCGAAGGCAACGGGTGAAAAAAACATTCAATTGATTCCCGTCAGTGATTTAAAAAAATGGACGGGCTACATCCGGGGCGGCTGTTCGCCGATCGGGATGAAAAAGAACTACCAAACGTTTATCGATGAAAGTGCCGAACAACGAAAAAAAATCGTCGTCAGCGGAGGAAAAATCGGGATACAAATGGAATTGTCGGTGGAAGACCTCGTAAAGGTGACAAACGGAGAGGTTACGGATCTCATCCGTTAG
- a CDS encoding restriction endonuclease-like protein, whose product MNNHKDQKILLNIETEEFDLYIKGIPYNHRYESIKQYRKFVSYEDETMELNYTGNSVKSFSVYDVRTDRLQPYHQRPFFPIFFENGIYQIVIVPKSERLPEFYHEHIGMREAVGPVGNDDRQLLMGQLDFTNEVGLSTFSIQFDGKNVLTVTIEIFPSKLSYKKDYEQLLKEVNDEIYNLSFHFIKKTCKMGGIQASERSTPSEFFRLLEHYIHPFMNAIRQIEKRPHHQLTKEYVWVRADRVKKQDSYIRNYFIKHPQLFKRFIDKKSGKELQLPSKGHTIKKKITLDNFENRFVKWMIIRIVNKLDDLLNRINQIHTRFSNIKDKELVERIRSTKARLIQTLKNPFWAQIGKLDRSVMNLVIQTKAGYRDTYKIYLILMKGISLQGEIVKMSLKDVATLYEYWTYLKMAQILRKQFVLETQDVVNLKHGTLFVRLDETRNSRQVFLHPHTGERIVLSYQKSIFNLPTVSQRPDIFLEIQKKGVDYTYNYAFDAKYRIQFDNGNGDDFLQPGPGPMEEDINTMHRYRDALVAKSGGPYERHAFGAYVLFPWHDEDNYENHPFYKSIEEVNIGGIPFLPNANKLLERLLDRLINSNPEELQEEGILPKGSISYWQSKIEENVLVLTVNDPKKYVEIKKNRKVYIPLSLLKTGWEKSRYVALYVVQNVANHLNVPNGIQFFSPIHHAEIKTDQQDLHVIFSLGTWNLLPQTIKPVGYGIQSNIITTLSILKQSKELPELFMKFGEEVKLWRMLRRFTSNVTTLLDSNFLDQAKKIQAYQIGFYSVDIDMVNEEIHIHYNNETIRKIPLEKLHKEPTFVFKQLRDVIFKH is encoded by the coding sequence ATGAACAATCATAAAGATCAAAAAATTCTTTTAAATATTGAGACGGAAGAATTTGATCTATATATAAAAGGAATACCTTATAATCATCGGTACGAATCTATCAAGCAATACCGTAAATTTGTATCTTACGAAGATGAAACAATGGAATTAAATTATACCGGGAATAGTGTAAAATCCTTTTCTGTTTACGATGTTCGCACAGATCGATTACAACCTTACCATCAACGTCCCTTTTTCCCTATTTTCTTTGAAAATGGCATTTATCAGATTGTCATTGTTCCCAAATCAGAGCGTTTACCCGAATTTTATCATGAACATATCGGAATGCGAGAAGCTGTAGGTCCTGTGGGAAACGATGATCGACAGTTGTTAATGGGACAATTGGACTTTACAAATGAAGTCGGCCTATCTACCTTTTCAATTCAATTCGATGGAAAAAATGTATTAACGGTGACAATTGAAATATTCCCATCGAAATTAAGTTATAAAAAGGACTATGAACAACTCCTTAAAGAAGTAAATGATGAGATTTATAATCTATCCTTTCATTTTATTAAGAAAACATGTAAGATGGGAGGAATCCAAGCCTCAGAAAGATCGACTCCATCGGAATTTTTTAGATTGTTAGAACACTATATTCATCCATTTATGAATGCCATTCGTCAAATTGAAAAGCGTCCTCACCATCAGTTGACTAAAGAATACGTGTGGGTACGGGCAGACAGGGTAAAAAAACAGGATTCGTACATTCGAAATTATTTCATAAAACACCCACAACTATTTAAACGATTTATTGATAAAAAGAGTGGAAAAGAATTACAATTACCATCAAAAGGACACACTATAAAGAAAAAGATAACCCTTGATAATTTCGAAAATCGTTTTGTGAAGTGGATGATTATCCGGATTGTGAATAAATTAGACGATTTGTTAAATAGAATAAATCAAATTCATACTCGGTTTTCAAATATAAAAGACAAAGAATTAGTTGAACGAATACGTAGTACAAAGGCCCGTCTCATCCAAACGTTAAAAAATCCGTTTTGGGCACAAATTGGCAAACTGGACCGTTCTGTAATGAATCTCGTCATACAAACGAAAGCCGGGTATCGAGATACTTATAAAATTTATTTGATTTTAATGAAAGGTATTTCTTTACAAGGTGAAATCGTAAAAATGTCTTTAAAAGACGTTGCTACCCTTTATGAATATTGGACGTATTTAAAAATGGCGCAAATTTTACGAAAACAATTTGTGCTAGAAACTCAAGATGTCGTAAACTTGAAGCATGGAACATTATTTGTTCGTTTAGATGAAACACGGAATTCGAGACAAGTTTTTCTTCATCCACACACTGGTGAACGTATCGTTTTATCTTATCAAAAAAGTATTTTCAATTTACCTACAGTTAGTCAAAGGCCAGACATCTTTTTGGAGATTCAGAAAAAAGGGGTAGATTACACATATAATTATGCCTTTGATGCAAAATATCGAATCCAATTTGACAATGGAAACGGAGACGATTTTCTTCAACCTGGTCCAGGTCCGATGGAAGAAGATATTAATACGATGCACCGATATCGAGATGCTTTGGTAGCAAAAAGTGGTGGACCATACGAGCGGCATGCCTTTGGAGCTTACGTTCTATTTCCATGGCACGACGAGGATAATTATGAAAATCATCCGTTTTATAAAAGCATTGAAGAAGTAAATATTGGTGGGATTCCTTTTTTACCAAACGCCAATAAACTACTCGAACGTTTACTTGACCGGCTTATCAATAGCAACCCGGAAGAATTGCAAGAAGAGGGGATTTTGCCAAAAGGGTCCATTTCTTATTGGCAATCGAAAATTGAAGAAAATGTATTAGTTTTAACCGTTAACGATCCGAAAAAATATGTGGAAATAAAGAAAAATCGTAAAGTCTATATTCCTTTGTCGCTCCTTAAGACTGGTTGGGAAAAATCTCGGTATGTTGCACTGTATGTTGTTCAAAATGTTGCAAACCATTTGAATGTACCAAATGGAATTCAATTTTTTAGTCCAATTCATCATGCGGAGATCAAAACAGATCAACAAGATTTACATGTTATCTTTTCATTAGGAACATGGAATTTATTACCGCAAACGATTAAACCGGTCGGATATGGGATCCAAAGTAATATCATCACTACGTTATCCATTTTAAAACAATCGAAAGAACTACCAGAGCTATTTATGAAATTTGGAGAAGAAGTGAAACTGTGGCGAATGCTTCGTCGGTTCACATCCAATGTTACCACGTTGTTAGATTCCAATTTTCTTGATCAAGCGAAAAAAATACAAGCGTATCAAATTGGATTTTATTCAGTGGACATTGATATGGTAAATGAAGAAATTCATATTCATTATAACAACGAAACTATACGGAAAATTCCGTTAGAAAAACTGCACAAGGAGCCAACATTTGTATTTAAACAATTAAGGGATGTAATTTTTAAACATTAA
- a CDS encoding ketopantoate reductase family protein, translating to MNIVIQGAGALGAYFGGRLQEAGQDVTFLVRKRRAEQLRQHGLMIKSVKGNYNIEPLHIIEKAEEIKDVDLVITAVKGYHIQGALNDLKALVDKGAKVVPLLNGMEHIEILQRELGKENVLGGLAFIIATLDEKGHVVHTSEQHRLVFGPLDPSQQRICDMFQTIIQKANVQAEYSDDIHRALWEKYVFITAFSGITTATNMPIGPIRRTKETFAVYEDLVNEMAELARAYSYPLTDEKRKGIIDTVFQLPEESTSSMHQDRRKGLALEVEHLQGGALRMAERKGLKLPVLKTIYGVIKLLENE from the coding sequence GTGAACATCGTGATCCAAGGTGCAGGAGCCCTCGGAGCATATTTCGGTGGAAGATTGCAAGAGGCGGGTCAGGACGTTACCTTTCTCGTGCGAAAAAGACGAGCAGAACAACTTCGACAACACGGGCTTATGATTAAAAGTGTAAAAGGGAATTACAACATCGAACCGTTACATATAATTGAAAAAGCGGAAGAAATCAAAGACGTCGACCTCGTCATTACCGCCGTAAAAGGATACCATATACAAGGTGCACTCAATGACTTAAAGGCTCTCGTTGACAAAGGTGCAAAAGTAGTACCGTTACTAAACGGGATGGAACATATTGAAATTTTGCAACGGGAATTAGGAAAGGAAAACGTACTTGGTGGACTTGCGTTTATTATTGCTACTTTAGATGAGAAAGGGCATGTCGTCCACACGTCGGAACAACATCGCCTTGTCTTCGGTCCCCTTGATCCGTCCCAACAACGAATTTGCGATATGTTTCAAACCATCATCCAAAAGGCGAATGTTCAAGCGGAATATTCCGATGATATTCATCGGGCGTTATGGGAAAAATACGTGTTCATCACCGCTTTTTCAGGGATTACAACCGCCACAAACATGCCGATTGGACCGATTCGAAGGACGAAAGAGACGTTTGCCGTATATGAAGACCTTGTCAACGAAATGGCCGAACTGGCACGTGCATACAGCTATCCATTAACGGATGAAAAAAGGAAGGGAATTATCGATACGGTGTTTCAATTACCGGAAGAAAGTACGTCGTCTATGCACCAAGACCGGCGAAAGGGACTCGCCTTAGAAGTGGAGCATCTTCAAGGAGGCGCATTACGAATGGCGGAAAGGAAAGGGCTTAAACTTCCGGTGTTAAAAACGATCTACGGTGTCATTAAATTATTGGAAAACGAATGA
- a CDS encoding DMT family transporter, with amino-acid sequence MSDKKKGIILLLISAFGFSVMAAFVKLSGDLPSIQKTLFRNAVSAVISYGFVFHYKERLFGKWENQKYLLLRSFLGTLGIVFYFYAIDALILSDAEMLNKLSPFFTIIFSAIFLKEKPMKFQVVAIIIAFIGTLFIIKPQFSVEVLPYLLGLASAVFAAGAYTVLRVLGNKEKSYTVVFYFSFFSTVTLLPFVIAFYEPMTTIQLVYLLLAGTFATVGQFGITLAYKFAPAKEISIFFYSTVLYAAIISVFVFQQTPDLFSVVGYVIIFSALSYMYVKNNRQAKNGNETES; translated from the coding sequence ATGAGCGACAAAAAGAAAGGAATTATCCTATTACTCATTTCGGCTTTCGGTTTTTCTGTGATGGCCGCTTTTGTGAAATTATCGGGGGATTTGCCCTCTATTCAAAAAACATTATTCCGAAATGCGGTATCCGCCGTCATTTCTTACGGGTTTGTTTTCCATTATAAGGAACGCCTTTTTGGAAAATGGGAAAATCAAAAATATTTACTTCTCCGTTCCTTTCTCGGCACATTAGGGATCGTTTTTTATTTTTATGCCATCGACGCCCTCATTTTATCCGATGCGGAAATGTTAAATAAACTAAGTCCTTTTTTCACAATCATTTTTTCGGCGATTTTTTTAAAGGAAAAGCCGATGAAGTTTCAAGTCGTTGCCATTATCATCGCATTTATCGGAACGTTATTCATTATTAAACCGCAGTTTTCCGTCGAAGTACTGCCGTATTTGTTAGGGCTTGCGTCCGCTGTGTTTGCAGCAGGTGCCTATACCGTTTTACGGGTGCTCGGGAATAAGGAAAAATCCTACACGGTCGTTTTTTATTTTTCCTTTTTTTCAACTGTCACCCTGCTTCCCTTTGTCATCGCCTTTTATGAACCGATGACGACGATTCAACTCGTTTACTTATTGCTCGCGGGGACGTTCGCTACAGTCGGACAGTTCGGCATTACCCTCGCCTATAAATTCGCCCCGGCAAAGGAAATTTCGATTTTCTTTTATTCGACGGTTCTTTATGCGGCGATCATCAGCGTTTTCGTCTTTCAACAGACACCAGATCTTTTCAGTGTCGTCGGCTACGTCATTATCTTTAGTGCTCTAAGTTATATGTATGTGAAAAATAATCGGCAAGCAAAAAACGGAAACGAAACTGAATCTTAA